The Bos indicus x Bos taurus breed Angus x Brahman F1 hybrid chromosome 3, Bos_hybrid_MaternalHap_v2.0, whole genome shotgun sequence genome includes a window with the following:
- the LOC113890363 gene encoding uncharacterized protein LOC113890363 has product MLIGRWGFIHSPPTVRIHTHAPGARPPRGEWRGGGTGTAPPLVLAAWARFPRSLETPSPAGPTLHASRIPAGLPPGWPEAVAGMAGSGRRSGSEKPLSPALLPPQCRRRRAGIPAGLGGRELQAARVPGSVGHLARLASHGFQRARSSPLRASPARLGFPSSSSRPSSATPSTSAALREHPARAEAYRPDLTPLMDSSPGYHGPDEKLSLQGVK; this is encoded by the coding sequence ATGCTGATTGGCCGCTGGGGCTTCATTCACAGCCCCCCTACAGTCCGCATACACACTCACGCCCCGGGGGCGCGGCCGCCACGTGGGGAGTGGCGCGGGGGTGGTACTGGGACCGCACCCCCTCTCGTCCTGGCTGCGTGGGCCCGCTTTCCCCGGTCTCTGGAGACTCCGAGCCCGGCGGGTCCCACGCTCCACGCGAGCAGAATTCCCGCAGGTCTCCCGCCCGGGTGGCCAGAGGCGGTGGCGGGGATGGCGGGCTCCGGGAGGCGCTCCGGCTCCGAGAAGCCGCTTAGCCCCGCGCTCCTCCCTCCGCAGTGCCGCCGCCGGCGGGCCGGGATTCCCGCGGGTCTCGGCGGCCGCGAGCTGCAGGCGGCGCGGGTCCCCGGCTCGGTTGGTCACCTTGCCCGCCTCGCCTCCCACGGCTTCCAGCGGGCGCGGAGCTCTCCTCTGCGCGCCTCCCCGGCCCGTCTCGGTTTCCCTTCTTCGTCCTCTAGACCATCCAGCGCAACTCCGTCGACCTCCGCGGCCCTGAGAGAGCATCCGGCGCGGGCAGAGGCGTACCGGCCCGACCTCACGCCTCTCATGGACTCTTCTCCAGGGTACCATGGCCCAG
- the POU3F1 gene encoding POU domain, class 3, transcription factor 1 — protein sequence MATTAQYLPRGPGGGAGGTGPLMHPDAAAAAAAAAAAERLHAGAAYREVQKLMHHEWLGAGAGHPVGLAHPQWLPTGGGGGGDWTGGPHLEHGKAGGGGTGRADDGGGGGGFHARLVHQGAAHAGAAWAQGGTAHHLGPAMSPSPGAGGGHQPQPLGLYAQAAYPGGGGGGLAGMLAAGGGGAGPGLHHALHEDGHEAQLEPSPPPHLGAHGHAHGHAHAGGLHAAAAHLHPGAGGGGSSVGEHSDEDAPSSDDLEQFAKQFKQRRIKLGFTQADVGLALGTLYGNVFSQTTICRFEALQLSFKNMCKLKPLLNKWLEETDSSSGSPTNLDKIAAQGRKRKKRTSIEVGVKGALESHFLKCPKPSAHEITGLADSLQLEKEVVRVWFCNRRQKEKRMTPAAGAGHPPMDDVYAPGELGPGGGSASPPSAPPPPPPAALHHHHHHTLPGSVQ from the coding sequence ATGGCCACCACCGCGCAGTACTTGCCGCGGGGCCCCGGCGGCGGAGCCGGGGGCACAGGACCGCTTATGCACCCGGATGCCGCGGCAGCAGCGGCAGCGGCTGCGGCCGCCGAGCGGTTGCACGCGGGGGCCGCGTACCGCGAAGTGCAGAAGCTGATGCACCACGAGTGGCTGGGCGCGGGCGCGGGCCACCCAGTGGGCCTAGCGCACCCCCAGTGGTTACCCacgggaggaggcggcggcggcgactGGACCGGCGGCCCGCACCTGGAACACGGCAAGGCGGGAGGCGGCGGCACCGGCCGAGCCGACGACGGTGGCGGAGGCGGCGGTTTCCACGCGCGCCTGGTGCACCAGGGGGCGGCCCACGCGGGCGCGGCATGGGCGCAGGGCGGCACGGCACATCACTTGGGCCCCGCCATGTCTCCGTCGCCAGGGGCCGGCGGGGGCCACCAGCCCCAACCGCTGGGGTTGTACGCGCAGGCGGCCTAccccgggggcggcggcggcggcctggCCGGGATGCTGGCGGCGGGCGGTGGCGGTGCGGGGCCGGGCCTGCACCACGCGCTGCACGAGGACGGCCACGAGGCGCAGCTGGAGCCGTCGCCTCCGCCGCACCTGGGCGCCCACGGACACGCACACGGACATGCACACGCTGGCGGCCTGCACGCGGCGGCGGCGCACCTGCACCCGGGGGCGGGCGGCGGTGGCTCGTCGGTGGGCGAGCACTCGGACGAGGACGCGCCCAGCTCGGACGACCTGGAGCAGTTCGCCAAGCAGTTCAAGCAGCGGCGCATCAAGCTGGGCTTCACGCAGGCCGACGTGGGGCTGGCGCTGGGCACGCTGTACGGTAACGTGTTCTCGCAGACCACCATCTGCCGCTTCGAGGCCCTGCAGCTGAGCTTCAAGAACATGTGCAAGCTCAAGCCGCTGCTCAACAAGTGGCTGGAGGAGACCGACTCGTCCAGCGGCAGCCCCACCAACCTGGACAAGATCGCGGCGCAGGGCCGCAAGCGCAAGAAGCGCACGTCCATCGAGGTGGGGGTCAAAGGCGCGCTCGAGAGCCACTTTCTCAAGTGCCCCAAGCCCTCGGCGCACGAGATCACAGGCTTGGCCGACAGCCTGcagctggagaaggaggtggtgCGGGTCTGGTTCTGCAACCGGCGGCAGAAGGAGAAGCGCATGACCCCGGCTGCCGGCGCCGGCCACCCGCCCATGGACGACGTTTACGCCCCCGGCGAGCTGGGGCCCGGCGGGGGCAGCGCGTCGCCGCCCTcggcgcccccgccgcccccgccggccgctctgcaccaccaccaccaccacacactgCCGGGCTCCGTGCAGTGA